The following are from one region of the Terriglobia bacterium genome:
- a CDS encoding thymidylate kinase — protein sequence MTHSASSTFSTPLLISFSGVDGSGKSTQIESLRSALHAAGLKTTLLAFWDNVVVGVKYREGFVHKVYKSERGIGAPGKPVNRRDKNVRGWHLTLARHFLYLLDAIHLCRVVARAKKSGADIVILDRYIYDELSNLNLHNPLSRTFVKFVHGFVPRPDIAYLLDADPVAAYARKPEYPVDFMKKCRRAYYELAGILKTMTIIPALSLPDAKSAVLRAAERELAAQGRSKDLVSGSLSAA from the coding sequence ATGACTCATAGCGCTTCCAGTACTTTCAGCACCCCCTTGCTCATCTCTTTCTCTGGCGTGGATGGCTCAGGTAAATCCACGCAGATTGAGAGCCTGCGCTCAGCGCTGCACGCCGCCGGACTCAAGACCACGTTGCTGGCCTTCTGGGACAACGTGGTCGTCGGCGTGAAATACCGCGAGGGCTTCGTCCATAAGGTCTATAAGAGTGAGCGTGGCATTGGCGCTCCGGGCAAGCCGGTAAACCGCCGGGATAAAAACGTCCGCGGCTGGCACCTTACGCTGGCCCGTCATTTCCTTTATCTTCTCGACGCCATCCACCTCTGCCGCGTGGTGGCCCGCGCCAAAAAGAGCGGTGCGGACATCGTGATCCTGGACCGCTATATTTACGACGAGCTTTCCAACCTGAACCTGCATAACCCGCTGAGCAGGACGTTCGTGAAGTTTGTCCACGGCTTTGTGCCCCGGCCAGATATCGCCTACCTGCTCGACGCTGACCCGGTCGCCGCCTATGCGCGCAAGCCTGAGTATCCTGTGGACTTCATGAAGAAGTGCCGGCGCGCCTACTATGAACTGGCCGGGATCCTAAAGACCATGACCATAATCCCAGCTCTGAGCCTGCCGGACGCCAAATCGGCCGTGCTGCGTGCCGCCGAACGCGAACTGGCAGCCCAGGGGCGCTCGAAGGATCTGGTGTCTGGAAGCTTGTC
- a CDS encoding STAS domain-containing protein has translation MDINSRPVVVKRMPERLNSRTAREFLRDVRPFLAADRPQLVFDLSLVAQIDASGVEMLLKCMSEAHKRDGDVKLASLSDQAAVVLELTRTERLFEIYETSTEAARSFSGFLPNAMRQQLLHNKRPQPLAA, from the coding sequence ATGGACATCAATAGCAGACCTGTCGTCGTAAAAAGAATGCCGGAGCGCCTGAACTCGCGCACAGCGCGAGAGTTTCTTCGTGACGTGCGTCCTTTTCTTGCGGCTGACCGTCCGCAACTGGTTTTCGACCTTTCGCTGGTAGCGCAGATTGACGCTTCCGGTGTGGAGATGCTGTTGAAATGCATGTCTGAGGCGCACAAGCGCGATGGCGACGTGAAGCTTGCTTCGCTCTCTGACCAGGCCGCTGTTGTGCTGGAGCTCACACGCACGGAGCGACTCTTTGAAATCTATGAAACATCAACCGAGGCGGCCCGCAGCTTCAGCGGATTTCTGCCCAACGCCATGCGGCAGCAACTTCTACACAACAAACGTCCCCAACCTCTTGCAGCATAG